One Malus sylvestris chromosome 14, drMalSylv7.2, whole genome shotgun sequence DNA segment encodes these proteins:
- the LOC126599279 gene encoding RNA pseudouridine synthase 7: MKRTREDKAMEIVWQSPAIRPQPQDYIFRDGRRHVRPYYFEFICHVKNRWAGKTIVDLFTHEFKGRPYDYYVSAVKSGRIQVDGEMVPVSHIVKTSQKISHFVHRHEPPVMTWDISILQEKPDVVVVCKPASVPVHPCGQYRKNTVVGILEAEHGLAPLFPIHRLDRLVSGLLILARSASKADYFRQQIEGGMVQKQYIARVAGEFPEQEQVVDANVNHDARECRSTTEISQSGDDTPIKGKTACTKFTRLSTNGIHSLVLCEPVTGRTHQIRVHLQHLGYPIANDVLYLSKHVNGRSSEGMGADRAAANSSPSPPSGFRENLSTEPVDSDEDFSIDPMCTNCPNLVPKGYDVYEEALWLHCVRYSAPGWTYECPYPDWASLT; encoded by the exons ATGAAGAGGACGAGGGAAGACAAGGCCATGGAGATCGTGTGGCAGAGTCCGGCGATTCGGCCGCAACCGCAAGATTACATCTTTCGCGACG GGCGGCGCCATGTCAGACCCTACTACTTCGAGTTCATCTGCCAT GTGAAGAATCGGTGGGCGGGGAAGACCATCGTTGATTTGTTCACTCATGAGTTCAAAGGCCGGCCTTATGATTACTAT GTTAGTGCAGTGAAATCTGGAAGGATACAGGTTGATGGAGAGATGGTGCCGGTTTCCCACATTGTTAAAACGTCGCAAAAGATAAGCCACTTCGTCCACAG GCATGAACCGCCAGTCATGACTTGGGATATATCGATTCTTCAAGAGAAACCGGATGTGGTTGTTGTTTGTAAACCTGCATCTGTTCCG GTGCATCCGTGTGGTCAATATCGTAAGAACACCGTTGTTGGCATCCTTGAGGCGGAGCATGGCTTGGCACCTCTATTTC CAATTCATCGACTAGATCGCCTTGTATCAGGACTCCTTATCTTGGCCAGAAGTGCTTCAAAAGCTGACTATTTTAGGCAACAG ATTGAAGGAGGGATGGTCCAGAAACAGTACATTGCAAGAGTTGCTGGGGAATTTCCTGAGCAAGAG CAAGTTGTAGATGCTAATGTTAATCATGATGCTCGAGAATGTAGGAGCACAACAGAG ATTAGTCAGTCAGGTGATGATACTCCCATCAAGGGGAAGACTGCCTGTACAAAGTTTACTAGACTCAGTACCAATGGAATCCATAGTCTTGTCTTGTGCGAGCCAGTCACTGGCCGAACTCATCAA ATACGTGTCCATTTGCAACATTTAGGCTATCCGATTGCCAATGACGTGCTTTACCTGTCCAAACATGTTAATGGTCGTTCAAGTGAAGGAATGGGTGCTGATAGAGCTGCTGCAAATTCCAGCCCCTCTCCGCCATCTGGCTTTCGCGAAAATTTATCCACTGAACCTGTAGATTCCGATGAAGATTTCAGCATTGATCCCATGTGTACAAATTGTCCGAATTTGGTTCCAAAAGG GTACGATGTTTATGAAGAGGCTTTGTGGCTACACTGTGTTCGGTATTCCGCACCGGGATGGACTTATGAATGCCCATATCCTGATTGGGCATCACTTACCTAA
- the LOC126599275 gene encoding glutamate-1-semialdehyde 2,1-aminomutase, chloroplastic-like: MANTIPGAAVGLYCSTPKLSQRPTSRFSQSSRRFCTVKMAVSLDEKKKSFTLEKSEQAFNAAKELMPGGVNSPVRAFKSVGGQPIVIDSVKGSHMWDIDGNEYIDYVGSWGPAIIGHADDEVLAALAETMKKGTSFGAPCLLENVLAETVIAAVPSIEMVRFVNSGTEACMGVLRLARAYTGRQKIIKFEGCYHGHADPFLVKAGSGVATLGLPDSPGVPKAATFDTLTAPYNDLPAVEALFESHKGEIAGVILEPVVGNSGFITPKSDFLNGIRKLTKEHDALLIFDEVMTGFRLSYGGAQEHFGITPDLTTLGKIIGGGLPVGAYGGRREIMEMVAPAGPMYQAGTLSGNPLAMTAGIHTLKRLREPGSYEYLDKITGELVQGIIDAGKRAGHGMCGGYISGMFGFFFTEGPVYNFQDAKKSDTAKFAKFHRGLLEEGVYLAPSQFEAGFTSLAHTPEDIQNTIAAADRVFRQI; the protein is encoded by the exons ATGGCGAACACAATCcccggggcagccgtcgggctTTACTGCTCGACTCCAAAGCTTTCTCAGAGACCCACGTCGCGGTTTTCGCAATCGTCCCGGCGGTTCTGCACCGTCAAGATGGCCGTCTCCCTCGacgagaagaagaagagtttcACTCTCGAAAAGTCCGAGCAGGCTTTCAATGCCGCCAAG GAGTTAATGCCTGGAGGTGTGAACTCCCCTGTTCGGGCTTTTAAATCTGTTGGTGGACAGCCTATTGTGATTGATTCTGTTAAGGGCTCTCACATGTGGGACATAGATGGAAATGAGTACATTGACTATGTGGGTTCGTGGGGACCTGCGATAATCGGGCACGCAGATGATgag GTACTTGCAGCTCTGGCTGAAACGATGAAGAAAGGAACGAGCTTTGGTGCACCTTGTCTTCTAGAGAATGTTCTGGCGGAAACTGTGATCGCTGCAGTTCCAAGCATAGAAATGGTTCGATTTGTGAACTCGGGTACAGAAGCATGCATGGGTGTGCTCCGCTTGGCCCGTGCATACACTGGCCGACAGAAGATCATTAAGTTTGAGGGCTGTTACCATGGCCATGCCGATCCATTCCTTGTCAAGGCTGGTAGTGGAGTGGCCACGTTAGGACTTCCAGACTCGCCTGGTGTTCCGAAGGCAGCCACTTTTGATACTCTAACCGCCCCGTACAATGACTTGCCGGCTGTGGAAGCGCTCTTTGAGAGTCACAAAGGAGAAATTGCTGGAGTCATCCTCGAACCGGTTGTTGGCAACTCTGGCTTCATTACTCCCAAATCTGATTTCCTTAATGGTATACGCAAGCTCACCAAAGAACATGACGCTCTCCTCATATTTGACGAAGTGATGACTGGATTCCGTTTATCTTACGGTGGAGCACAGGAGCATTTTGGCATTACTCCCGATTTAACAACGCTCGGGAAAATCATTGGTGGTGGACTGCCGGTTGGTGCATACGGTGGAAGGAGGGAGATTATGGAAATGGTGGCACCAGCAGGACCGATGTACCAAGCCGGGACCCTGAGTGGAAATCCATTAGCAATGACTGCTGGGATTCATACCCTTAAGAGGTTGAGGGAGCCAGGAAGTTACGAATACCTGGATAAGATCACAGGAGAACTCGTTCAAGGTATCATAGATGCCGGGAAGAGAGCCGGGCATGGAATGTGCGGTGGATATATAAGCGGCATGTTCGGGTTTTTCTTCACTGAAGGGCCTGTCTACAACTTCCAGGACGCGAAAAAGAGCGACACCGCAAAGTTTGCAAAGTTTCATAGGGGACTGCTGGAGGAAGGTGTGTACCTTGCTCCGTCCCAGTTCGAGGCCGGGTTTACAAGCTTGGCACATACGCCGGAAGACATCCAGAACACGATCGCGGCTGCAGATAgagtttttaggcagatttag
- the LOC126599291 gene encoding membrane-anchored ubiquitin-fold protein 3-like, giving the protein MPEEDLVDIKFRLYDGTDIGPFSYSSASTVDMLKQRVVSDWPRGKTMTPKTANEVKLMSFGKILENNKTVGQCKLPLADIGGGIIIMLVVVQQAIEKAKTEKKIDDRPRKVVCSCSIL; this is encoded by the exons ATGCCGGAGGAGGATTTGGTGGACATAAAGTTCCGGCTGTACGACGGCACCGATATCGGGCCGTTCAGCTACTCATCAGCCTCCACCGTCGATATGCTCAAGCAGAGGGTCGTCTCCGATTGGCCCAGAG GCAAGACTATGACGCCGAAGACGGCGAATGAAGTGAAACTGATGAGTTTTGGCAAGATTTTGGAGAACAACAAGACAGTGGGTCAGTGTAAATTACCTTTGGCTGATATTGGTGGGGGAATTATCATAATGCTTGTTGTTGTACAGCAAGCTATTGAAAAAGCTAAAACAG AAAAGAAGATTGATGATCGGCCCCGGAAAGTTGTCTGTTCATGTTCCATATTGTGA
- the LOC126599284 gene encoding bidirectional sugar transporter NEC1-like, translating to MALHHTLSLAFGLLGNIISLLVFLAPVPTFYTVYKKKTTEGFQALPYVIGLLSSMMYVYYALLKEELKEDATLVITINSVGCVIETIYISLFLFYAPKKARISTATLLFLLNLFSYGMMVVLTRFLATGETRFKIVGWICLVFSLSVFVAPLGVLRQVIRTKSVEFMPFPLSFFLTLGAVAWFFYGFLIKDYYIAFPNILGFFFGVVQMAVYVVYKNAKKFLEDQPKVQELSEHIIDVMKISTLVCPELSPAVILNPTVDITNDMIEVVQNIIVMAEKTEKTKEAAIDDDFSTKV from the exons ATGGCACTTCACCACACTTTGAGTTTGGCCTTTGGCCTCTTAG GCAATATCATCTCCCTTTTGGTCTTCCTTGCTCCAGT GCCAACTTTTTATACAGTTTACAAGAAAAAAACAACTGAAGGGTTTCAAGCACTTCCATACGTAATTGGGCTCTTGAGTTCAATGATGTACGTATACTATGCCCTCCTTAAGGAAGAGCTGAAAGAGGATGCCACTCTTGTCATCACAATCAACTCGGTTGGCTGCGTCATAGAGACTATTTACATTTCCCTCTTCCTTTTCTATGCCCCTAAGAAGGCCAGG ATCTCAACCGCGACGCTTCTGTTCTTGCTGAACCTTTTCAGTTACGGCATGATGGTTGTATTGACTCGCTTTCTAGCCACAGGTGAAACACGTTTTAAGATTGTGGGATGGATTTGTCTTGTGTTCAGCCTAAGCGTATTTGTCGCACCTCTTGGTGTCCTG AGACAAGTAATACGGACCAAGAGTGTTGAGTTCATGCCATTTCCGCTATCATTTTTCCTAACATTAGGTGCAGTCGCATGGTTCTTCTATGGTTTTCTGATCAAGGACTACTACATAGCT TTTCCAAACATTCTGGGCTTCTTCTTTGGGGTTGTTCAAATGGCGGTTTACGTAGTCTACAAGAATGCAAAGAAATTCCTGGAAGATCAGCCAAAAGTTCAAGAATTATCTGAGCACATTATTGATGTGATGAAGATCAGTACTTTGGTGTGTCCAGAACTGAGTCCTGCAGTGATTCTGAATCCAACTGTGGACATTACAAATGACATGATTGAAGTGGTTCAAAATATAATTGTCATGGCTGAAAAGACAGAAAAAACCAAGGAAGCTGCCATTGATGATGATTTCTCCACCAAAGTTTGA